Within the Thermanaeromonas toyohensis ToBE genome, the region CACATCTTTAAGTCCCTGTTGTAAGGCTTCCAGCGCAGCCATCTGGCTCATGATGGGTGCACAGAGGATAGTATATTGGTGAATCTTGACCATAGCTGCTAGGAGCTCAGGATGGGCAGCCACATACCCTATGCGCCATCCTGTCATGGCAAAGGCTTTGGAAAAGCCACTTACAAGTATGGTGCGCTCCTGCATACCTGGCAAAGCGGCAAAAGATATGGGAGGTCCGTCGTAGCGGAGCTCGGCATATATCTCATCTGCCAGTACAAGGAGATTGTGTTTCTCCACCAACCGGGCTATAGCTGCCATGGTTTCCCGAGCTAAAACTGCTCCAGTGGGATTGTTTGGATAGCAGAGGATAAGTAATTTGGTTTTAGAGCTGATACGCTTTTCTATTTCTAAAGGACTGGGCTGGAAATCCCGCGCACGGGTAGTAGGTACCTCTACTGGTACCCCGCCGCATAGCAGAGTTATGGGTTTATAGGAGACATAACAGGGTTCGGGAATGAGAACTTCATCCCCAGGATTAAGCACAGTACGCAGAGCCAAATCCACGGCTTCACTTGCTCCAATGGTAACAAGTATTTGCTTATCAGGGTGGTAGGAGAGGCCAAAGCGTTCCTCCAAGTATTTGGCAATAGCCCTTCTAAGTTCAGGCATTCCTAGGTTAGAAGTATACATGGTGTATCCTTTTTCCAGAGCCTGGACGCAGGCTTCCCGGATGTGCCAGGGGGTAACAAAATCTGGCTCCCCTACCCCCAGGGAAATAACCCCTTTTGTGTTAGCTACAAGGTCGAAAAAACGACGAATCCCTGAGGGTTGCAAATTTTTAACTACAGGGGAAATAAACTTATGGGCCTCAAAGGTAGGGTTGGGATTCATGGCTGCACCACCTGCCGGCGTTCGATTACCTCTTCTTCAAAGATGACCCCATCTTGCTTATATTTCTTAAGGATAAAATGGGTAACGGTGCTTTGTACATGTTCTAGGGTGGCCAGTTTCTGGGCCACGAAGGAGGCGACTTCTTTTAAACTTTTACCTTGCACCAACACGGATAAGTCATAGCTTCCGGACATAAGGAATACTGATTTGACCTCCGGGTACTGGTAGATACGGGCGGCCACTTCGTCAAAGCCTACATCCCTTTGGGGAGTTACCTTAACATCGATCAAGGCTGCCACTTCTTCTTCTCCCACTTTCTCCCAGTTGATGAGGGTGGTATAGCGTAGGATTATTTTCTCTTTTTCCATTTCCGCAATTTCCTGGGCCACCTGATCTGGCGAAAGGCCTAGCATTAGAGCTATTTCCTTAGGAGTCAATTTACTATTGCTTTCTAGAAGCTTAAGTATCCTTTTCCGCATCCTGCCCCTCCCCTATAAATAATTTAGCCTCCTGTCCCTAAGGGACGGGAGGCTTTCCCGCGGTACCACCCTTATTGGCCATAAAATGGCCCACCTCATTTAGCGCCTAAAGCAGGCGCGACCGATAACGGGGTCTTCCGTCCTGGCCTACTTAGGTTTACCCTTTCGGCTGGAAGCTCCAGGGTGGCTTTCAGTAGGAGATGGTTACCGGGCTTCCACCTTATTCCCGGCTCGCTGGAAACCTTCTACCTACCTACTTTCCCTTTCCTAGCCTTTGGCTTTAAGTAGATTTTTATACTTATACGCTTATCCTTTGTAGCGTCATTTTAGCACTAGTAGGTGCGCCCTGTCAACAAGGGTTTGAGGCTGCCTGTAAGCTTCCTGGCCGGCGTAAACGTCTGGCTAGAGCTAGCGGATTCCGAAGCTCTCCTTCGGTCACCTTTATAACCCTGATCCCTGCCTGGCGCAGGAAAAATTCTTTTCGCCAGTTGGGGGCCGCGGAATTAAGCTCAAACCCCAAATTCAAACGCGGTAAAAAGTAATCTAGCTTCCCTCCCCGGGTAACAAAATTTTCAAGGAGTTCTTCTCCAGGAAAAGCTTGCTCCAAGGCGAGGCGCAACCCCTTTAATTTGGCTACCAAAGATTTGGACTCACCCTGTTCCTTTTTCTGTTCTAGCCTGGCTTGGGCGCTGGTGGGAACTTCGACTGCTCCACCAGTGAGTGTACCTTCGTCTGGCTGTTCGCTTACGTTAAGAGACGGGTATTCTAAACTTGCACTTTCTCCTGCATCGGAACCCTTGCTTTTAAGGTAGCTACTTACTCCTCGCTCGATAATCTCCTGCAGGTCACGAGAGAAATGCCCAAAGCTCTGCAGTACCCGGCGGTCAGGTAAGCGCTGGGCAGCGAGCTGCTCTACTAAGGATTTCAGGTGCTCTTCCCTGCCCTCCAGAGCCTCTACTAATAAATGGCCTATTTCTTGGATAATGGCTGCGCCACGCTCTATTTCTTCTTCCCGCGCTTCTCCCTCTTTAAGACCAGCAGAAATGGCACACTGTACTAACTCATCAATAGAACTCAAAATCTGGGCTTCTAATCTATTGTTACGCAATCCCTACCCCTCCCTGATGGGGGATCTCCTCCCCATCAGTATATTCATAGGGGAACGGGAATAGAACACTATCTTGCATTTTTTAAGCTGTCAATCTACCTGGGGGCGCGGGTAAAGTCCGGCTTCTTTGACAATGGTGGGAATAATATCTTCCCACATTATGGCCATGATGTGAATACCGGCTACTCCTTCTATGGTGCGTAAATGCTTGATTTGTTCTACACATATGGCTACACCTTCGGCCTTGGGGTCTTTAGCCTTTTCCATCCGAGCCACGATCTCTTCGGGTACTATCATACCTGCCACTGATTGTTGCATGTATCTTGCTGCGCGAGCAGATTTTAAAGGGGTTACCCCGGCTAGGATATACGCTTTTTTGTGCAGCCCCCGCTCCCTTACCATGGCCATGAATCGCTCGAACCGTTCCATATCAAAGATACACTGCGTTTGGATGAAATCTGCACCTGCATTGATTTTCTTTTCTAGCCTCAAGATCCGAAATTCAAAGGGATCTGCAAAGGGGTTAGCAGCTGCTCCGATGAAGAAACGAGGCTCATGCTCTTTGATTTCTTCACCACAGGCGAACCTTTTTTCATCCCGCAGATCCTTGACTATACGTATAAGCTGAATGGAATCAATGTCATGCACATTTTTGGCTGTAGGATGATTCCCAAAGGACTGGTGGTCCCCTGAAAGGCAGAGTACATTACGTATCCCTAAGCTGTAGGCTCCCAGGAGATCGCTTTGTAAGGCTATCCGGTTACGGTCACGTACGGTCATCTGTATTATGGGCTCACACCCAGCCCTTAGCACATGGACTCCCGCCGCTATGCTAGACATACGCACTATAGCTGTCTGGTTATCGGTCAAGTTTATGGCATCCACGTAATCCTTAAGGAGTTCAGCGTGGTGGAGGATACCGTCTGGAGAGGCGTGCTTAGGTGGACCTACCTCACCTGTTACTACAAAATGTCCCTGGGAAAGGAGTTTTTCCAATTTGCTACCTGACTTCCAGCTCATTCTATCCTCACATCCTCCCGTACCACTTTGCGCGGGCCGCCGTCCCTGGCTTTAGACCAGTCTTTGGGCGGCTGGATTTCTAGCAGCAGTTCTAACTTGTTTAAAGCCTTGAGGCGATCATATATTAATTGCCAGGCGCAAGGTATATCTTTATTGACTTCACATCGCCCGTTTTGGGAGCCTCCACAGGGGCCGTTGAGGATGCTTTTGGAACATCTGATTATAGGGCAAATACCCCCTGTCTTGTGCAGGATACATTCTCCACATAGGCCACAGCGCTCTTCCCATACCCCGTGTTCTATCGTTCCACCGGCGAATTTGGTATTAAGGGCAGGTATTACCCATTTGTTGTAATGCTCGGCTAGGAATTGCACCCCTACACCACAGGCCAGGGAAAGTATGCAATCGATATCTTCCGTAATATATTTTTCTAGCATCTGCACATATTCGGGATCACATTGCCGGGTAAGGGTAACTTCTATAGTTTCCAGCTCTTTACCATTTTTTTTGTACATCATACGCAGGGCTGCAGCCAGTATCCCCACCTCTTTTTCACCGCCGGCCAAGCAGACGGTAACACATCCGCCGCAGCCAACCACCAAAATTTTACGTACCTCTCCTAAAAGCCCTGCTATCTCGGTCAGGGGTTTAGCTTCGGCCACAATCACTTTTTTCACCTACCTAACATGACTTGTAATAAATCCTTACGACACATTTTTTTCTTTGGCTTCTTCCTGGGAACAGGTGTTATGTTTCTTAAGGGGGTTAGGCCCTAACTGCCTTATTTTTTCTGTAAATTCCCGGGCTATTTCAGCGAAGCGGGGGCCCATGGAACTTGCGAGATTGAACATCTCTAGACGCTCACCCCCGATACCAATTTCATCTAGGAGTTTTTTAGCATACTGCACACGCTTTTTAGCCCGGAGGTTTCCCTTAAGGAAATGGCAATCTCCTTCCAGACAGCCAGCCACATACACACCATCAGCTCCATTTTCAAAGGCCTCTAGCAGCACTCGAACATCGGTTTTACCTGTGCAAGGCATCTCGATTAAGCGTACGTTGGCTGGATATTGCAAGCGCATGGAGCCGGCGAGATCAGCTGCAGAATAAGCGCAATAGTAACAACAAAAGGCGATTATTTTAGGCTCAAATTGGGTAGAGGAATTGCTCATATTTGCCTTTTACACCTCCCTAAATAGGCCGGCCACCTTGGCCAGGAGTTGCTCATCTTTATAATGCTGCAGCTGGATAGCCTTGGCCGGGCACTCACCAGCGCAGGTACCACAACCTTGGCACTGGACAGCATTTATTTCTGCCACATTACGTTCATTGATGCGCGGAACGCTATAGGGGCATACCCGTACACAGGTGAGGCAGGCAGCGCACTTGGTCTCATCCACTACCGCCACAACCCCGCCTACTAAGAGGTGTTCTTTAGCTAGGATAGTACAAGCCCGAGCCGCAGCGCCTTGGGCCTGGGCTATGGCCTCGGCTAGGGATTTGGGCGAGTGGGCGGCGCCACATAGGAATATACCTGCCGAGGGGAAGTCGATGGGCGCCAGTTTAGCATGGGTTTCTACAAAGAAGCCATCTTCATTTAAGGGGAGCTTAAATAAGGTGGCTAACCTTTCAATGCCTTCGGGAGCTACAGCACCCGTGGCCAGGACTACTTGATCAGGCCATAAAACGAGGGTTTTACCAGAAGATGGGTCCTTTACTTCTATTTCTAGCAACCCGATCTCCCTCTGCCGGATTACCGGTTTAGCCGTAAGATCATATTGGATAAATATAACCCCCATTTCCCTGGCTTTCCGGTAATAATCCTCCATGAACCCATAGGTGCGCATATCCCTATACAGGATGTAGACTTTGGCCTCCGGATTAAGCTCCTTTATTTTCAAGGCATTTTTGAGGGACTGGCCACAACAGGTCCGGCTACAATACAGGCGCTCCCCTTCGCGGGAACCCACACACTGGATAAATACCACCTGTTTATTAGCCTGTACATTAAAGCGGCCTTCGGCTAGCTCCTGTTCCAGGTGGGTGTTGGTGATTACCCTGGGATCCTGGCCTAATCCATATTCGGAAGTAGAAGCTTCCTTAATACCTGTAGCTATAATGATAACTCCGTGTTCTAGCTTAATGGTCCGGCGGATATGTTCGCGACCTGGGGCCCCTTGGGAAATGGTGGTAAGGAAATGCCCCTGGTGGCCGCCGAACTCCTCTACCTGGGCAGAAGTATAAACTTGGATACGCGGATGGGCTCGCACTTGGGATATAAGATCCTTAAGGAAGGACTGGACATCGCTGCCTTCTAAGGTGAAACGTAAGTAGCGAGCATATCCGCCCAATTCTTCTTCTTTCTCTACCACGTAAACATCATAGCCTTGATCAGCTATAGTCAGCGCGGCGGTTAATCCTGCTACTCCACCGCCAACAATCAAAGCCCGGCGTACT harbors:
- a CDS encoding aminotransferase class I/II-fold pyridoxal phosphate-dependent enzyme, translating into MNPNPTFEAHKFISPVVKNLQPSGIRRFFDLVANTKGVISLGVGEPDFVTPWHIREACVQALEKGYTMYTSNLGMPELRRAIAKYLEERFGLSYHPDKQILVTIGASEAVDLALRTVLNPGDEVLIPEPCYVSYKPITLLCGGVPVEVPTTRARDFQPSPLEIEKRISSKTKLLILCYPNNPTGAVLARETMAAIARLVEKHNLLVLADEIYAELRYDGPPISFAALPGMQERTILVSGFSKAFAMTGWRIGYVAAHPELLAAMVKIHQYTILCAPIMSQMAALEALQQGLKDVAYMVEQYDQRRRLVVSRLREMGLDCFEPGGAFYVFPSIAATGLSSEEFAARLLKEERVAVVPGNAFGPSGEGFIRCSYATSLQELMEALNRIERFVARQLRVAKAVAHG
- a CDS encoding Lrp/AsnC family transcriptional regulator, yielding MRKRILKLLESNSKLTPKEIALMLGLSPDQVAQEIAEMEKEKIILRYTTLINWEKVGEEEVAALIDVKVTPQRDVGFDEVAARIYQYPEVKSVFLMSGSYDLSVLVQGKSLKEVASFVAQKLATLEHVQSTVTHFILKKYKQDGVIFEEEVIERRQVVQP
- a CDS encoding methylenetetrahydrofolate reductase, with product MSWKSGSKLEKLLSQGHFVVTGEVGPPKHASPDGILHHAELLKDYVDAINLTDNQTAIVRMSSIAAGVHVLRAGCEPIIQMTVRDRNRIALQSDLLGAYSLGIRNVLCLSGDHQSFGNHPTAKNVHDIDSIQLIRIVKDLRDEKRFACGEEIKEHEPRFFIGAAANPFADPFEFRILRLEKKINAGADFIQTQCIFDMERFERFMAMVRERGLHKKAYILAGVTPLKSARAARYMQQSVAGMIVPEEIVARMEKAKDPKAEGVAICVEQIKHLRTIEGVAGIHIMAIMWEDIIPTIVKEAGLYPRPQVD
- a CDS encoding methylenetetrahydrofolate reductase C-terminal domain-containing protein, with product MIVAEAKPLTEIAGLLGEVRKILVVGCGGCVTVCLAGGEKEVGILAAALRMMYKKNGKELETIEVTLTRQCDPEYVQMLEKYITEDIDCILSLACGVGVQFLAEHYNKWVIPALNTKFAGGTIEHGVWEERCGLCGECILHKTGGICPIIRCSKSILNGPCGGSQNGRCEVNKDIPCAWQLIYDRLKALNKLELLLEIQPPKDWSKARDGGPRKVVREDVRIE
- a CDS encoding hydrogenase iron-sulfur subunit, which produces MSNSSTQFEPKIIAFCCYYCAYSAADLAGSMRLQYPANVRLIEMPCTGKTDVRVLLEAFENGADGVYVAGCLEGDCHFLKGNLRAKKRVQYAKKLLDEIGIGGERLEMFNLASSMGPRFAEIAREFTEKIRQLGPNPLKKHNTCSQEEAKEKNVS